Proteins from a genomic interval of Paenibacillus sp. FSL H8-0048:
- a CDS encoding polyphosphate polymerase domain-containing protein, with product MAIEVFNRYENKYLFDHESYLKLYHELLEYMEPDAYNKQHEYYSITNLYYDTPQNSLIRSSLAKPKYKEKLRIRAYGIPEGDTRVYLEIKKKVLGLVNKRRTPLKLEEAYAFIESGREPVFESYMNKQVIEEIKYMLTRYDLQPKLYLSYDRKAMFCKNNRDLRITFDTNIRCRRYDLKMEHGVYGEELLEPGQWLMEVKAEKTIPVWLAKMLSEHQMYRTSFSKYGNEYKKMLRNSQSERERVRYA from the coding sequence ATGGCTATTGAGGTCTTCAACCGTTACGAGAACAAGTATCTGTTCGACCACGAATCCTATCTGAAGCTCTATCACGAACTGCTGGAATATATGGAGCCTGATGCATACAACAAGCAGCACGAATATTATTCCATCACCAATCTGTATTATGACACCCCGCAGAATTCCCTGATCCGCAGCAGTCTGGCGAAGCCGAAGTACAAGGAGAAGCTGCGCATCAGAGCCTACGGCATTCCTGAAGGCGACACCAGAGTCTATCTGGAGATCAAGAAGAAGGTGCTGGGCCTGGTTAACAAAAGAAGAACTCCGCTGAAGCTGGAGGAAGCCTATGCCTTCATCGAGAGCGGCAGGGAGCCTGTATTCGAGAGCTATATGAACAAGCAGGTGATTGAAGAGATCAAGTACATGCTGACCCGCTATGATCTGCAGCCGAAGCTGTATTTGTCCTATGACCGTAAGGCTATGTTCTGCAAAAATAACCGCGATCTCCGCATCACCTTCGACACCAATATCCGCTGCCGCCGGTATGATCTGAAGATGGAGCATGGCGTGTATGGTGAGGAGCTGCTGGAGCCGGGACAATGGCTGATGGAAGTGAAGGCGGAGAAGACCATTCCGGTCTGGCTGGCCAAGATGCTGTCGGAGCATCAGATGTACCGCACCAGCTTCTCCAAGTACGGCAACGAATACAAAAAAATGCTGCGAAACAGCCAATCAGAAAGAGAGCGTGTCCGCTATGCTTGA
- a CDS encoding DUF4956 domain-containing protein, which translates to MLDSIFSVAESTSELTFMNAALTIVIAIILGGLISFTYMKTSPAGYSQSFTLTMVLLPVIVAIIILLIGSNVARAFSLAGAFSIIRFRSAPGDPKDITFVLFTMASGLACGVGAFGYAVFFTLILCVLMVLLNRMGFGRKQSMHKTLKVTIPENLGYEEAFAEVFNTFNVAYELKKIRTTELGSLYELVYAVTIDEHTSQKELLDAIRTRNGNLDLSLTMAPTMNDY; encoded by the coding sequence ATGCTTGATTCGATATTTTCCGTAGCTGAGTCTACTTCAGAACTAACATTCATGAATGCTGCCTTAACCATCGTCATTGCCATTATCCTCGGCGGGCTGATCAGCTTCACCTACATGAAGACGAGCCCTGCCGGATATTCACAGAGCTTCACGCTGACTATGGTTCTGCTGCCGGTTATTGTAGCGATCATCATCCTGCTTATCGGCAGCAATGTGGCCCGGGCCTTCAGCCTGGCGGGCGCCTTCTCGATCATCCGGTTCCGCAGCGCCCCCGGTGATCCGAAGGACATCACCTTTGTCCTGTTCACTATGGCCTCCGGGCTGGCTTGCGGCGTAGGAGCATTCGGGTATGCAGTATTTTTCACCCTGATTCTCTGCGTGTTGATGGTCCTGCTTAACCGTATGGGCTTCGGGCGCAAGCAGTCGATGCATAAGACACTGAAGGTAACGATTCCTGAGAATCTTGGTTATGAGGAAGCCTTCGCGGAGGTTTTCAACACCTTCAATGTGGCCTACGAGCTGAAGAAGATCAGAACTACGGAGCTGGGCAGCCTGTATGAGCTGGTCTATGCAGTAACGATTGATGAGCATACGAGCCAGAAGGAGCTGCTGGACGCCATCCGCACACGTAACGGGAACCTGGATCTCTCACTGACGATGGCTCCAACGATGAATGATTATTAA
- a CDS encoding carbohydrate-binding domain-containing protein, producing the protein MSIMKKYNTVSRIGMVLLCAAVMSACSTKAATPADTSNSTGTAITAAANITSAAVQLASAKAADLVTWDAEDTATAWTAADSTAIALSGTTAAVDGAGAKAQGGVVTITEAGTYVLSGTLNDGQIVVDEQAKGTVRLVLNGAHLTDTDNAPVYIKEAGKVVITLQEGTDNSVTDGTAYVFADGAEDGPSAALFSKADLTINGTGKLTVTGNYNDGITGKDDLKIMSGTLEVKAADDGIVGKDMIAIQDGNITIHAEGDGIKSTNDKDAAKGFIVIAAGTFDITAGNDGLQAETAAVIDGGTYSLVTGGGYVNAEVKTGDQGGPGMGGGGFGQRPEDGSFPAPGEAGDTPPAMDAAGTAGKTATAVQSDTAAAAESDNAAATETESVSAKGIKAGSDLTVNGGSFTVDAADDALHSNGNISVTDGEFQIATGDDGIHADALVSISGGTVNITRSYEGIEGADITISGGEIHVTATDDGVNVAGGNDTNAAAGTQAQDSFNSTGSNLLTISGGTLTVDAAGDGLDSNGSVTMTGGTVIVNGPENSGNGALDYDGAFNITGGFLVAAGASGMAQAPGEDSGQYSVSVEFAATQQAGTMVHLEDADGKAILTFAPAKSFQTVVVSAPELTDGSYTVYTGGSSTGTATDGLYTGGTYSGGSKFVAFDITGTVTWVNASGVTTGGSSMGGPGGGGFGGGRGNRAGGGPGGAGGTPPADAGTTKPADAGTTKPADAGTTKPADAGTTAPEGADTSTN; encoded by the coding sequence ATGAGCATAATGAAAAAATATAATACAGTGAGCAGAATTGGAATGGTGCTCTTATGCGCCGCAGTCATGTCGGCATGCAGCACTAAGGCCGCTACGCCAGCAGATACAAGCAATAGTACCGGTACAGCTATTACAGCTGCGGCGAACATTACCTCTGCTGCCGTGCAGCTGGCAAGCGCGAAGGCTGCAGATCTCGTCACTTGGGATGCAGAGGATACGGCAACCGCCTGGACGGCAGCGGATTCAACCGCGATTGCCCTGTCAGGAACAACGGCTGCCGTTGATGGTGCAGGGGCCAAGGCGCAAGGCGGTGTGGTCACTATCACGGAGGCAGGCACTTATGTGCTCAGCGGCACACTAAATGACGGACAGATTGTTGTAGATGAGCAGGCCAAAGGGACCGTAAGGCTGGTGCTGAATGGCGCACACCTGACAGACACCGATAATGCTCCGGTCTACATCAAGGAAGCCGGTAAAGTGGTGATCACCTTGCAGGAAGGCACGGATAACAGTGTGACAGATGGAACTGCGTATGTGTTCGCAGACGGAGCTGAGGACGGGCCAAGCGCTGCGCTCTTCAGCAAAGCGGACCTGACCATCAACGGCACCGGCAAGCTGACGGTTACCGGCAACTATAACGACGGCATCACCGGCAAGGATGATCTGAAAATCATGTCCGGCACCCTAGAAGTGAAGGCAGCGGATGACGGTATTGTCGGTAAGGACATGATTGCCATTCAGGACGGTAATATTACAATCCATGCAGAAGGTGACGGCATCAAATCAACCAATGATAAGGATGCTGCTAAGGGCTTCATCGTTATTGCTGCCGGGACCTTTGATATTACGGCCGGTAATGACGGGCTTCAAGCGGAGACCGCTGCTGTCATCGACGGCGGCACCTATTCGCTGGTGACTGGCGGCGGCTATGTGAATGCCGAAGTGAAGACCGGCGATCAGGGCGGGCCGGGAATGGGCGGCGGCGGCTTCGGCCAGCGGCCGGAGGACGGCAGCTTCCCTGCTCCGGGAGAAGCTGGAGATACGCCGCCTGCGATGGATGCTGCCGGGACTGCCGGCAAGACGGCCACGGCTGTGCAGTCTGACACTGCAGCGGCAGCAGAGTCAGACAACGCGGCGGCGACAGAGACGGAATCTGTCAGCGCCAAAGGAATTAAGGCAGGCAGCGACCTGACGGTGAACGGCGGAAGCTTTACAGTCGATGCCGCAGATGATGCGCTGCACAGTAACGGAAACATCAGCGTGACAGATGGGGAATTCCAGATCGCTACAGGCGATGACGGAATTCACGCCGATGCATTGGTCTCCATATCGGGCGGCACCGTCAATATTACGCGGAGCTATGAAGGGATAGAAGGGGCGGACATCACCATATCCGGCGGTGAGATTCATGTGACCGCCACAGACGATGGCGTCAATGTGGCTGGAGGCAACGATACCAATGCGGCAGCAGGAACGCAGGCTCAGGATTCGTTCAACAGCACCGGCAGCAACCTGCTGACCATCAGCGGCGGCACCCTGACCGTAGATGCCGCAGGCGATGGCCTGGACTCCAACGGCTCAGTGACTATGACCGGCGGCACCGTCATTGTGAATGGTCCTGAGAACTCCGGTAACGGCGCGCTTGATTATGACGGAGCCTTCAACATCACAGGCGGATTCCTGGTAGCCGCAGGTGCATCAGGAATGGCACAGGCGCCTGGTGAGGACTCCGGCCAGTATTCGGTCAGCGTGGAATTCGCAGCAACTCAGCAGGCTGGAACGATGGTTCATCTGGAAGACGCTGACGGCAAGGCCATTCTGACCTTCGCTCCGGCGAAGAGCTTCCAGACCGTAGTGGTCAGCGCTCCAGAGCTTACGGACGGCTCTTATACCGTCTACACCGGCGGAAGCTCTACCGGAACAGCCACAGACGGATTGTATACCGGCGGGACGTACAGCGGGGGGAGCAAATTCGTTGCTTTTGACATCACCGGTACGGTGACCTGGGTGAATGCATCGGGTGTAACCACAGGCGGCAGCAGTATGGGCGGGCCGGGAGGCGGCGGCTTCGGCGGCGGCAGAGGCAACAGAGCCGGAGGCGGACCTGGCGGAGCAGGAGGCACGCCGCCTGCGGACGCTGGTACTACGAAGCCGGCAGATGCAGGTACTACGAAGCCGGCAGATGCGGGCACTACGAAGCCGGCAGATGCGGGTACTACAGCTCCAGAGGGAGCAGATACAAGCACGAATTAA
- a CDS encoding phosphatidate cytidylyltransferase translates to MNRSIFTLVLIFAALSVIHVLYLVVSKLQKDKDYTGIGFRIRTWWGMLFIFCLATLSNSVVSLLSLMVLSFFALKEYFSMIRTRKADRRLFLWAYLSIPLQFYWIYIEWYGMFIIFIPVYVFLLLPLPRLINKGTLGFLRGVSAVQWGLMLMVFGLSHLAYFQFATPEYGAGLVLFLVVLTQLNDAVHYLASLYIGKHRIVPTANPHLTWEGFACAFVVTTAISYLSYSHLTPLNPAFGYLSGMLISLSGFFGSLTVSVLKRDLLIGDDDKFAALQKSYLSRVDSLAYTAPVFFHVIRYYFDFM, encoded by the coding sequence ATGAACCGTTCTATATTCACACTAGTTCTGATCTTTGCAGCTCTATCGGTGATCCATGTGCTGTATCTTGTGGTGAGCAAATTACAGAAGGACAAGGATTATACCGGAATCGGCTTCCGCATCCGAACCTGGTGGGGCATGCTGTTCATTTTCTGCCTGGCTACCCTGTCCAATTCGGTCGTGTCCCTGCTGTCCCTGATGGTCCTGAGCTTCTTCGCCCTTAAGGAATACTTCTCCATGATCCGCACCCGAAAAGCAGACCGCAGGCTGTTCCTCTGGGCATACCTGTCCATTCCGCTGCAGTTCTACTGGATCTACATTGAGTGGTACGGGATGTTCATTATTTTCATTCCTGTCTATGTGTTCCTGCTGCTGCCGCTTCCCCGGCTGATTAACAAGGGAACGCTCGGCTTCCTGCGCGGTGTCAGCGCGGTGCAGTGGGGACTGATGCTGATGGTCTTCGGACTTAGCCATCTGGCCTATTTCCAGTTCGCCACGCCGGAATACGGTGCAGGGCTGGTTCTCTTCCTGGTGGTGCTGACCCAGCTCAATGATGCCGTGCATTATCTGGCCTCGCTCTACATCGGCAAGCACCGGATCGTCCCGACCGCGAATCCCCATCTGACCTGGGAAGGCTTCGCCTGCGCGTTCGTGGTGACTACAGCAATCTCGTACCTGAGCTATTCTCATCTTACACCGCTGAATCCGGCCTTCGGCTATCTCTCCGGCATGCTGATCAGCCTCAGCGGCTTCTTCGGCAGTCTGACCGTCTCTGTACTCAAGCGGGATCTGCTGATCGGAGATGACGACAAATTCGCAGCGCTGCAAAAAAGCTACCTGAGCCGCGTAGACAGTCTCGCCTATACCGCACCGGTATTCTTCCATGTCATCCGCTACTATTTCGACTTCATGTAG